One Heptranchias perlo isolate sHepPer1 unplaced genomic scaffold, sHepPer1.hap1 HAP1_SCAFFOLD_43, whole genome shotgun sequence genomic window carries:
- the LOC137312600 gene encoding histone H1.M6.2-like — protein MTDTAAAEKAPSAAAAAQTNAPKKKKAIPRHKTAGPPLGEQILKIAADCKDRKGISLAAIKKKPAAKKTAVKKLTAKKLTAKKTAAKKSTTKKAAKSPIKKKAAAKKPKTPKPLKAKAKKVEKPRAKPKPKSAMPKKTAGKKK, from the exons atgacagacactgcagccgccgaaaAGGCACCTtctgccgccgccgccgctcaAACCAATGCTCCGAAGAAGAAGAAGGCGATTCCCCGACACAAGACAGCCGGTCCCCCGTTgggcgaacagatcctcaagattgcggcggattgcaaggatcgcaaggggatatccctggccgcgataaagaag aaaccagcggccaaaaaaacagccgtcaagaaattaacggccaagaaattaacggccaagaaaaCAGCCGCcaagaaatcgaccacgaaaaaggcggcgaaatcaccaattaagaaaaaagcggcggcgaagaagcccaagacccccaaaccattgaaggcgaaggcgaagaaggtggaaaaaccgagggccaagcccaaaCCGAAGTCAGCAATGCCGAAGAAAAcagcgggcaaaaagaagtaa